In a single window of the Papaver somniferum cultivar HN1 chromosome 8, ASM357369v1, whole genome shotgun sequence genome:
- the LOC113301820 gene encoding mitochondrial import inner membrane translocase subunit TIM23-2-like, translating to MVDSRQSGGQNDEDYNTNTKLYNPYKDLQLPMQQLYKLPTSPEFLFQEESVALRRSWGENLTYYTGSGYLSGAIFGAGKGFIEGVKASEQGDTLKLKINRILNASGHSGRKIGNRIGVIGLMYAGIESGIVELRDTDDVINSVLAGLGTGALFKAAKGVRSAAVGGAIGGLVVGAAVAGKQVVKRYIPI from the exons atggtggattcaagaCAAAGTGGTGGTCAGAATGATGAAGATTATAACACCAATACCAAACTTTATAATCCATACAAAGACTTACAACTACCAATGCAACAGCTTTATAAGTTACCCACTTCACCTGAATTTCTCTTTCAAGAAGAATCTGTAGCTCTTCGTAGATCTTGGGGTGAAAATTTGACATATTATACTGGTTCTGGTTATCTTTCTGGAGCTATCTTTGGTGCTGGAAAAGGTTTTATTGAAGGTGTTAAAGCTTCTGAACAAG GTGATACTTTGAAGCTTAAAATTAATCGAATCTTAAATGCATCTGGTCACTCTGGTCGGAAAATTGGAAATCGAATTGGTGTGATAGGATTAATGTATGCAGGAATTGAAAGTGGAATAGTAGAACTTAGAGATACAGATGATGTGATTAATAGTGTTTTGGCTGGGCTTGGAACTGGAGCTTTATTTAAAGCTGCCAAGGGTGTGAGGTCTGCTGCAGTTGGCGGTGCAATTGGAGGATTAGTCGTGGGAGCTGCAGTTGCTGGAAAACAAGTGGTCAAGAGATATATTCCAATATAG